The DNA window TGTATGAGCATGGCTTTGCTATGGTGAAACGTGCCACGGTTGGTGATCAATTATCTGCTCTTACCGAAGAGCTTCTGATGCTGAGCTTTAACAATGACGTTGTGATTGTTAACGGCGGTTTAGGCCCCACTTCGGACGATTTGAGTTCCGCCGCGGCGGCACAAGCCGCTGACTGTAAACTGGTTTTGTTCAAGGAATGGCTACAGCGCATGGAAACGATGTATAGCCAGCGTGGTAGTAAAATGCCCGAAAGCAACTTGAAGCAAGCCATGCTCCCTGAAAGTGCACAAATTATTGATAACCCAATCGGTACTGCCTGTGGATTTAAAATGCTGATCAATGACGCGGTGTTTTATTTCACACCCGGTGTGCCTAAAGAGTTCAAAGTCATGGTAGAGCAGCAAATTTTGCCTGATTTGCAACGTGATTGGCCAAACAATGCTGCTTTCCAGTGCAGTCGTTTGTACACCTTTGGCCTGTCTGAGTCTGCGATATCAGACAAGCTAGACAGTTTGAAACTACCCGTCGGCTATGAGCTGGGTTACCGCTCTTACTTGCCCTTTATTGAAGTGAAACTGTTTGGTCCTCAGGATGCGTTAGAAGAACGTGTCAGAGTGATGCAACTTATCTACAAGTTGCTTGAAGCGAATGTGGTGAGCGTGGATGAGCCGATGCTTGAACATTTAGGGCATTTACTGGTGGAGAAAGGGTTGACGCTGGCAACGGCGGAACAGTGCAGTTTTGGCTATTTAACCAGTTGGCTGCAAAGCGATGAACAGATCAGTCGGCAAAGTGGTCATAGCTGGATTTTGTCGACCCGAGACAGTGAAGCGATTGATCACAGTAACCCACTGGCAGCCACCTTTGCATTGGCTGGGGCGACGCGAGAAAAGTGCGCCACTGACATTGCCTTAGTCACAGGGCGAATGGACGAGAATCAATTCACCATCGCACTTTCTGCGCACGGGGGCGAATGGGGGATGGTACTGGAGTTTAACCGCCCATATGGACGAAAAGAAGCGGTGAAAATCATCAGTGCCGCTGCCGCCGATTTGCTGCGTCGCTATTTAGAACGCAAACCCATGTTTGGTGACTATTTTTCTTTGAAGAAAACCAAAGAGATGTTTTTGCCAAGTAGCGTGGTGAAATAAGCGCAGTAAGACGTCGTGTAAAAAAGAAGCCGGGTGAACAAACCCGGCTTTTTATCGTATCACCGCTGGCCAATATCATGGCTGGTGAGAAAGGACGCCCAACTAGGCGCGTTTCTCTTTGAGGCTGTAATTGACTTGGCTCAGCACCACATCGGTCTTGGCCTTGCAAATGCAGGGCAGGATCTCATTACCTTGTGTGTAAGCCATGGCAAAACCAACATACTCTACTTCGCCTGCGTCGAGCGTACAGCGACAGGCACCGCAGTGGCCATCACGGCAATTGTATTCCGGCAGCAGCCCTGCGCTTTCCATCGTCTCCAAAATCGTGTTGGAGCGGTTCGACTCGATGCTGACGAGTTTGTTGATTTTGATCCTCGGCATTAGAGTTCGAAGCCCTCGAAGTCGTCAATGCTCACTTCATTGTCAATTTGACCAACCAAGTAGGAGGAGATCTCCGCTTCTTGAGGGGCAACTTGCACGTTGTCAGAAGAGAGCCAAGCATTGATCCAAGGAATTGGGTTCGACGTCGCTGCTGGGTAAGCAATCGGTAAACCGACTGCTTGCATGCGGATGTTGGTGATGTATTCCACATACTGACAAAGAATATCTTTGTTTAGGCCGATCATCGAACCGTCTTTGAACAGATATTCAGCCCACTCTTTCTCTTGCTCAGCCGCTTCTTTGAAGAGATCAAAACACTCTTGTTTGGCTTCTTCGGCGATCTGTAGGAAGGCAAAATCATCTTGGCCGTTACGCAGTAGATTGATCATGTGCTGCGTACCAGAAAGATGCAGCGCTTCGTCACGAGCAATCAACTTGATGATCTTTGCATTACCTTCCATCAGTTCACGCTCAGCAAAAGCAAACGAGCAGGCAAAACTGACGTAGAAACGAATTGCTTCTAGCGCGTTAACCGACATCAAACATAGGTATAACTTTTTCTTCAGATCATACAGGCTAACTTTGACGCTTTCACCGTTGATGGTGTGCGTTCCTTCACCATAGCGGTGGTAGTCATTCGTTGACTGGATAAGGTCGTCATAGAAATGCGCGATATCTTTGGCGCGCTTGAGAATGTGTTCGTTTTCTACAATATCATCGAAGACGATCGCCGGATCATTGACGATGTTACGAATAATATGGGTGTACGAGCGAGAATGAATCGTTTCCGAGAACGACCAAGTCTCAATCCATGTTTCAAGCTCTGGCAGCGAAACCAGTGGCAATAGTGCCACGTTTGGGCTGCGGCCTTGGATCGAATCCAGCAGGGTTTGGTACTTCAAGTTTGAGATAAAGATATGCTTTTCATGATCGGGCAGTTTGTTGTAGTCGATGCGATCGCTTGATACATCCACCTCTTCAGGACGCCAGAAGAAAGAAAGCTGCTTTTCGATCAGCTTTTCGAAGATCTCAAATTTCTGTTGATCGTAACGAGCAACGTTGACCGATTGTCCTAGGAACATCGGTTCTTTGAGTTGATCATTTTTTGTTTGGTTAAAAGTACTGTAAGCCATAGTGCCTCATTTCCTTTTATACCTCCCCCGCAAGGGAGGTATTCGATAATCTGTCTTTATGGATGGTGTTTTTACGCGGGTTAGATCTTACAACCGCCGCCCGCACAATCATCATCTTGTGGTTGAACCGCATCTTTTTGTTCGTCTTTCGCACCATCACGCGTGTTATGGTAGTAAAGCGTCTTAACACCAAACTTGTATGCAGTGAGCAGGTCCTGCAGCAGTTTCTTCATTGGCACTTTGCCGCTGTCGTAACGCGATGGATCGTAGTTGGTGTTGGCAGAAATCGCTTGGTCAACAAACTTCTGCATGATGCCCACAAGGTGTAGGTAACCATCATTAGCCCCAATGTTCCAAAGTAGTTCGTAGTTGTGTTTCAGCTCTGTGAAATCGGGAACAACTTGTTTCAAGATACCGTCTTTAGACGCTTTTACTGACACATAGCCACGTGGTGGCTCGATGCCGTTGGTGGCATTGGAGATCTGAGAAGAGGTCTCTGAAGGCATCAGCGCCGTAAGCGTAGAGTTACGCAAACCATGCTCCATGATCTCAACGCGCAGCGCATCCCAATCGTAATGCAAAGGCTCATCACAGATAAGGTCGATATCTTTCTTATAGGTATCGATCGGCAGCAGACCTTTTGCGTAGTTGGTTTCATGGAACAGTGGGCATCGACCTTGCTCTTTGGCCAACGCCACAGAGGCTTTCAGTAGGTAGTACTGAATGGCTTCAAAAGTGCGGTGAGTCAAACCGTTGGCGCTGCCATCGGAATACTTCACGCCATGTTTTGCCAAATAGTATGCGTAGTTAATTACACCCACACCAAGAGTACGGCGGTTCATAGTTGACTTGTAAGCCGCTGGTAGTGGGTAATCTTGATAGTCGAGCAGTGCATCTAATGCACGCACCACCAGTTCAGACAGCTCTTTTAAATCATCCAGCGAATTAATGGCACCAAGGTTAAATGCCGATAGTGTACAAAGAGCGATCTCACCAGAGTCGTCTTCCACGTTGCTCAGAGGTTTGGTTGGCAGCGCAATTTCCAGACACAGGTTCGATTGGCGTACTGGCGCCACTTCGGCGTCAAATGGACTGTGTGTATTACAGTGGTCAACGTTTTGAATGTAGATACGGCCAGTTGAGGCGCGCTCTTGCATTAGCAAAGAGAACATCTCGATCGCTTTGACGGTGGTCTTCTTAATCGAGGCATCGTTTTCGTATTTCACATACAGACGTTCGAATTCGGCCTGATCTTGGAAGAAAGCGTCGTAAAGCCCAGGAACATCGGATGGTGAGAACAGGGTAATATTGCCGCCTTCAACCAGACGTTGGTACATGAGTTTGTTCAACTGCACGCCGTAGTCCATATGACGAACACGGTTCTCTTCCACACCACGGTTGTTTTTCAGCACCAGCAGAGACTGCGCTTCACCATGCCAAAGCGGGTAGAATACCGTCGCCGCACCGCCGCGAACGCCACCTTGCGAACAACATTTTACTGCTGTCTGGAAGTACTTGTAGAACGGGATACAACCTGTATGGAATGCTTCACCACCACGAATTTCAGAACCTAGCGCGCGGATACGACCTGCGTTGATGCCGATGCCTGCACGTTGAGAAACGTAACGCACGATAGAGCTGGCAGTCGCGTTGATTGAGTCTAGGCTGTCACCACATTCAATCAGTACACATGAGCTGAACTGACGAGTTGGGGTACGCACGCCAGACATGATTGGCGTCGGCAGCGAAATCTTAAACGTCGACGTCGCATCGTAGAAACGTTTGATGTAAGACAAACGGGTCTCGTGAGGATACTTAGCGAACAGACAGGCGGCGACTAAAATGTACAGGAACTGTGCACTTTCGTAGATCTGACCTGTTACGCGATTTTGTACGAAGTACTTACCTTCGAGCTGTTTTACCGCTGCATAAGAAAAATCGAGATCACGTTTGTGATCGATGTAGCTATCGAGTTCAGCGAGTTCTGCTTGGGTATAATCTTGTAGAATGTGCTTGTCATACTTACCCAGTTCAACCATGCGCGTCACGTGGTCAAGCAGCGTTGGTGGCTCATATTGGCCATACGCTTTCTTACGTAGGTGGAACACCGCTAGGCGAGCCGCTAGGTATTGGTAATCTGGCGTCTCTTCGGAGATCAAATCCGCCGCAGATTTGATAATAGTTTCATGAATATCAGACGTGGTGATGCCGTCGTAAAACTGGATGTGCGCACGCAACTCGACTTGAGAGACAGAGACGTTTTGCAGGCCTTCGGCGGCCCAAGCAATGACGCGGTGGATCTTTTCCAGATCAATATTTTCTTTACGGCCATCACGCTTGGTGACGGTAAGTTGTTGGTTCATTCTGCTTTATTTCCCTAAGAAAACTGATTAAAGCCGCATTTTTGAATCTTTCTTCTGAAACGATTGTAAATATCGTTACGGCTTTGTGATCAAAGTCTATCTATATATTGTAGTACAAACACAACATATAGGGGCACTACGGTTTGCGGGTAACAAGATAGTGCTATTGGCAGGTCATTTCAAGTTATAGCCTTGGGATGACTTGTGGATAAGTGGTGAAATCGAAAAAAACAGTAAGTAAACACTTACCGATGACAAAAGAGCTCAATTGAGTAGAGAAAAATGACAATTTTGGATCGGTTCAATCTTAACCGTCTGCAAAAATATTTTTCTTGATCTTTCAGTCATTTTGTAAGCCGATATTGGATTGTTCAAATTGGAAGCAAAAGCACAAAAATGGCGCAGTGAACAACTAAAAAAGGCAGTAGATTTATGCTACTGCCAATGAAGTTATAGCGACATCGAGATCAGAATTTTTGTGTGTGGACAATGTAGTTGACCTCAACATTGCGTCCGAGCTTGTAGCTGTCAGTCAACGGGTTATAGTGCAGACCTGTGATACCTTGCTCACAGAGATCGGTTTGGTCAATCATCTTGATGAGCTCTGAGGGACGAATGAATTTTTCATGGTCGTGTGTGCCCTCAGGGACGATCTTCAGCAGTTTTTCCGCACCGACAATCGCGAACAAATAAGACTTGAGATTGCGGTTGAGTGTCGAGAAGAAAACGTGGCCACCGGGTTTAACCAATGCCGCGCAAGACTGAATCACCGACAAAGGGTCCGGCACGTGTTCCAGCATTTCCATGCAGGTCACGACATCATATTCGCCAGCATGCTGTTCGGCGTGATCTTCAATGGTGCTTTGCACGTAAGTCAGTTTGGTACCCGTTTCTAAAGCGTGCATACGGGCAACTTCTAGTGGCTCTTTACCCATATCTAAGCCAGTGACAATCGCCCCTTCACGAGCCATGCTTTCGGCCAAAATGCCACCGCCGCAGCCAACATCCAATACCTTCTTGGCAAACAGACCTTGCGCTTTTTCGAGCACGTAATCGAGACGCAGAGGGTTGATCTGGTGGAGCGGTTTAAACTCGCCCTCTAAGTCCCACCAACGGGAAGCCATCTCTTCAAACTTTCTGATTTCATTTGGATCAACGTTTTGTGTTTTATTCATATGCTTCGTCCGCGCTGTGCTGCTTCCGTGAAAAGATGGCGCATTATAACGCCATCGTTCTTTTCCTCCATAGGGAAAGGCATTTTTGGTTGAATATGGCTAAATAATCACCTGCAATCAGCGTGATAGAGAAATAATGTGCAATTTCTCTGCAATTGATTCACAACCAACCTCACAACCTGATAAAAGGAAAGGGAAAGGGATGCCGCAACGGGGAATTGTGTGTTATATTTTTGCACCTTAAACGTATTGTACATACGATCAGAAAATAGAGGGATAATGGCTCTATGAGCGATCTAGCTAAAGAGATCACGCCCGTAAACATTGAAGATGAGCTGAGAGGTTCATACCTCGACTACGCGATGTCCGTTATCGTTGGTCGTGCTCTTCCAGATGTGCGTGATGGCCTAAAACCAGTACACCGCCGCGTATTGTTCGCGATGAGTGTGCTAGGCAATGACTGGAATAAACCATATAAAAAATCTGCCCGTGTAGTCGGCGACGTAATCGGTAAATATCACCCACATGGTGACAGTGCGGTATACGATACTATTGTTCGTATGGCACAGCCGTTTTCGCTTCGTTATATGCTGGTCGATGGCCAAGGAAACTTTGGTTCGATCGATGGTGACTCCGCGGCGGCAATGCGTTATACCGAAGTTCGCATGGCGAAAATTGCCCATGAACTTCTAGCAGACCTAGATAAAGAAACCGTGGATTATGTGCCAAACTATGATGGTACAGAACAGATCCCAGCGGTGCTTCCAACCAAAATTCCTAACCTGCTGGTCAACGGTTCGTCCGGTATCGCCGTAGGTATGGCAACCAACATTCCTCCGCACAACTTGACGGAAGTGATTGATGGCTGCCTTGCGTATATCAATAACGAAGCCATCACTATTGATGAGTTGATGGACTACATTCCAGGCCCAGATTTCCCGACGGCTGCGCTGATTAGCGGACGCAAAGGCATTGTTGACGCGTACAAAACAGGGCGCGGCAAAATCTATATGCGTTCGAAAGCGGATATCGAAGTCGAGAAGAATGGCAAAGAAACCATCATCGTTACTGAGATCCCATATCAAGTGAACAAAGCTCGCTTGATTGAAAAGATTGCAGAGCTAGTAAAAGAGAAGAAAGTCGAAGGCATTAGTGCACTGCGCGACGAGTCTGACAAAGACGGTATGCGTATTGTTATTGAATGTAAGCGCGACGCTGTGGGTGAAGTGGTTCTAAACAACCTTTACGCTCAAACTCAGTTACAAACGACGTTTGGTATCAACATGGTTGCGTTGGACAACGGACAACCGAAGCTATTCAACTTGAAAGAGATGTTGAAGTGTTTTGTTGATCACCGTCGTGAAGTGGTTACTCGCCGTACCATTTTTGAACTGCGCAAAGCGCGTGAGCGTGCCCATATTCTTGAAGGTTTGGCGCTGGCTTTGGCCAACATTGATGAAATCATTAATTTGATCCGTCAAGCGCCAACACCGGCTGAAGCAAAAGCAGGCCTGATTGCACGTGGCTGGGAACTGGGTAATGTAGCGGCGATGCTGGAGCGCGCGGGTACCGATGCGGCTCGTCCTGAATGGCTAGAGCCTCAATACGGCATTCGTGATGGCCTGTACTTCCTGACCGAGCAACAAGCGCAAGCTATCCTTGATCTTCGCCTGCACAAGCTAACTGGCCTTGAGCACGAGAAGATCCTTGATGAGTACAAAGCACTCCTTGAAGAAATCGCTGAACTGATGCATATCCTTGCCAGCACTGAGCGTTTGATGGAAGTGATCCGTGAAGAGCTAGAAGCGGTTCGCGATGCATTTGGCGATGCTCGTCGTACTGAAATTACCGCGGCAACTCACGATATCGACATGGAAGAGCTGATCGCTCGTGAAGATGTGGTTGTGACACTGTCGCACGAAGGCTATGTGAAGTACCAGTTACTGAGCGACTACGAAGCTCAGCGTCGCGGTGGTAAAGGTAAGAGTGCCACACGCATGAAAGATGAAGACTATATCGAGCGTCTTCTGGTGGCCAACACACACGATAACATTCTTTGCTTCTCCACTCGTGGTAAAACTTATCGCTTGAAAGTGTATCAATTGCCTCTCGCAAGCCGTACGGCTCGCGGTAAGCCGATTATTAACTTGTTGCCGCTGGAAGAAAATGAACGTATTACTGCTATTCTGCCAGTAACAGAATTCAGCGCAGACAAATACATCTTTATGGCAACTGGAGACGGCACGGTTAAGAAGACCTCGCTTGATCAGTTCTCTAACGTTCGTGCAAACGGTCTTATCGCGCTTAACCTACGTGATGATGACTCACTGATTGGTGTGGATATCACTGACGGCGAAAGCGAAATTATGCTGTTCTCTAAATTCGGCAAAGTAGTGCGCTTTAAAGAATCTGAGGAAACCGCAGTTGTCGATGAACATGGTCAACCTGTGCTGGATGAAAACGGTCAGCCAGAGATCAAGTTCAAAGGCGTAAGACCTATGGGCCGTACTGCCGCGGGTGTACGAGGCATGAAACTGGCCGATGGTGACCAAGTTGTATCGCTCATCGTACCTAAGACAGAAGGGGACGTGCTAACCGTTACTGAAAATGGTTACGGTAAGCGTACCAGCCTGTCTGAATACCCAACCAAAGGTCGTGGTACTCAGGGCGTGGTTTCTATCAAAGTCTCTGAACGCAATGGCAGCGTCGTCGGTGCGGTTCAAGTTGACGAAGGCGACGAGTTCATGATGATCACCGATGCCGGTACACTGGTTCGTACCCGTGTAGCGGAAGTGAGCCAAGTGGGCCGTAACACTCAAGGTGTCACCCTGATCCGTACTGCAGAAGACGAATCGGTGGTTGGTCTACAACGTATCGAAGAAGTCGAAGAGGTGGAATCGCTAGAAGGCGATGAAGCGCAAGAGACTGATGTGGTTGTCGATGATGCTCAAGACGAGCAGGAATAACGCGCTCTCTTGTTGAGAAAACAAGCGTATATTGATAAAAGCCGGGTAGTTTTCTATCCGGCTTTTAATTTTTGCTCCCATTTTCCAGCGAAAAGTGAACGGCTTGGCAAAATACTAGTTATGCAACTGGACGCTTTTTCTTATTTTTGGAACCCAACCCCGTAATTCCGACATTTCTTGAGCTTAAAACCGCTCGCTCGCCTTTTAATCTGATAGCCTGCACTTATAGGAAAAAGCAGTAAGAGAAAGTAACTGCTTTTGCGCAGGAGATGTACATATGGAATTGCAAGCTGCTTCCTCACTATCGACCTATCTGGCAGTGATGATGGCACTGCTGATTGGTTACCCTTTTGCTTTGGTCGGGGTCAAATTAGCAAACAGTGGCTGTCGTTTAGCGAAACAGAAGTGGGTTAATCGCTTTAATTACTTTTTTGCTCTGATTTTATTGATCTTTATGATCGCGCATATTCATAGCGATACTTTTTTAGCCATTGAACTTTTGCAATGGTTTCAACCAGAGTAAACCAATAATGCTATTTTATTGGATCGATAAAGATCTTATTTGATGATCTAATCTAATTTTCAGCGCTAAATAAGAAATACAATAGGGGAATTACGAGAAAAGATCATTCCATATGCGATGGAAGATCAATTCTTGCTGTCTTTTTGATCTTGCTATTGAGCTCGGTAAAATTGAGAGGGTGGCCTTTCTTCCTCCAGTAAGGGGCTAAATCGTCAGTCCAAATAGAGCGCTGGATCTGTATTTATTTGCTTGAATTAAATGATTTTTTATCCGTAAGATTGCTTTAGTAAAGTGCAGAGAAGCAATTCAAATCACATTTGTGGCAACGAAATTTCTTTTGTCTTAGGAAAATACCCCAGGGTTGAATGCGATCTTTTCTTCAGTAAAAGATCAAAAACATCGCACGCTAGATAGGGATCATTTGTAAGGAGAATAAGATCAAGATCGAAGTTGAAAAATAATGTGATGACTATTCCATTGTCGATAATTAATTGTACAATTATCATGCAAGCTGTTATTATTTTTGAGAATTAACGATTTTATTTCTGGTAATAGTACGTGTGCTGATAGGGTAGTCGCAGTGGATACAGTCAAAACTCAATTAAAAAAAGATTTCTATTCACAGATTTATTCTCTACAGTCTAGTGCTGTGTCTCAATCGACTTCAACATTAGCAGTATTAACAGAAGAAGAAACTCAGCGAGCTGGAAGCCGCATGGATAGAGTTGGTGGTTTGGAAGAAAAACCAAACTCACTAAGATCGGAAAACGGGAAGACGTCTGATGAACCTCAAACTTTTGTTTGGGGTTTTTTTACGCCTAAGGGTTGCCTCGGAGTTGAATTGTTATAATATAACAAAAAATTCATTTGTGATCCGTATGTTGAATTTCTCAGTATCAGACCTCATATTTGGCCTATAAGTGAGAGCAGATCATGTATGCAATATCAGATAGACAAAAATTAACAAATCAAGTGAGTGTAGGTATGGCGGAAGTTCGAGCCAGGGTCGATTTTAAAGTCGGCGCAAAAAGTGATATTGATGCGGAGATTTTATCGTTTCGCGGTCTTAACTCCGACAAAGAACATGTCGCGGTGATTTTTAAGTCAGCCGACAAGACTCAGTCGGTACCGTTAGTGAGAATGCATTCAGAGTGTCTGACGGGCGACGTATTCCACTCCTCACGCTGTGATTGTGGTGAACAACTCGAAGAAACGATCACTCGCATGGGGCAATCTGGTGGAATTATCCTCTACTTGCGCCAAGAAGGACGTGGTATTGGTTTGTACAACAAAATTGATGCTTACTTGTTGCAAAGCCAAGGGATGAATACCTACGAAGCCAATAATCATTTAGGCTTTGGTGATGACTTGCGTGACTTCACTGAAGCGGCACAAATGCTTGAAGCGCTTGGGGTGAAACAGATACGTTTAGTGACAAATAATCCGAAGAAAATTCGTGAACTGAAAGAATATGGGATTGAGATTGTTGAAGTGGTCAACACCTCAGCGCATATTAAAGATGGCAACGAAAACTACTTACGTGCCAAAGTCTCGCATGGCAAACACAACCTTAAAGTTGACTGAGACAAGCGCTGGTCATTGATTGATATCCAACTTTCTAACAAAAGCCTCACTAAATTGGGGCTTTTTTCGTTTCTGGCTTGCAAAAAAAATGTAAATTTGTATGATCAGCAACAAAAGTGCAAATGAGAATAGTTAGCACTACCAATAATATTAACAAATGCTCAACAAGGATGCTTTCAATGAATGCCAAGAACTTCTTGCTCCACTCTATTACCGCGTCAATCTTGCTTACTAGTGGCAGTGCGCTGGCGGCAAATGTCACTCAACAACAGGTCGTTGCACACTATGCTGACATTGCGCACGCGGTTTTTGCTGATTCACTAACCACGGCACAAGTACTTGAAAGAAAAGTAGAACAGTTCCTTTCTGCGCCGTCAGAAGCAAAACTCAACGAAGTAAAACAAGCTTGGTTTGCCGCGCGCGTTTCCTTACCAGCAGTCAGAAGTGTTCCGTTTTGGTAATGCAGTCGTGGATGACTGGGAAGGCCAGTTAAATGCTTGGCCACTTGACGAAGGTTTGATTGACTACGTAGCAGCAGGTTACCAACATGAACTGGGTAATGAAGGCGCCAAAGCCAATATTATTGCCAATACCACGCTGAAGATTGGCAACAGCACCTTGGATGCATCGAATATCACCCCGAAGTTGATTGCAGATCTAAACGAAGTTGGTGGCTCTGAAGCAAACGTTGCGTCAGGTTACCACGCGATTGAATTCTTGCTTTGGGGACAAGATCTCAACGGCACCAACGCGGGCGCGGGTCAACGTGCGTACACAGACTTTGTTGTGGGTGAGGCATGTACCAACGGCCACTGTGACCGTCGTGGTGCTTACTTAAAAGCCGCAGCACAGCTTCTGGTGCAAGATCTTGAGTGGATGGAAAAGCAGTGGTCTGCCGAAGGCAAAGGAAACTATCGCCAAGAGTTGCTTGCAGAATCGAGCGAAAATGGTCTACGTAAGATGCTGTTTGGTATGGGTTCTCTCTCTCTCGGTGAGCTAGCGGGCGAGCGTATGAAGGTGGCGCTGGAAGCCAATTCTACCGAAGATGAGCACGACTGTTTCTCAGACAACACACACAACTCGCACTACTACAACGAGCAAGGCATCTACAACGTTTATACTGGTCTGTACAAACGCGCTGATGGCACGTTACTCTCAGGTCCAAGCTTGCATGACTTGGTGAAGCAAAAAGATCCACAAGCGGCAAAAGAGATCCAAAAGCAGTTTGATGTTACTCGTGCACAAGTTGGCAAGTTAGTGACTTCAGCAGAAAAAAATAATCAGCATTTTGACCAACTGATAGCGGCTGGCAACACGCAGGGCCATGCGTTAGTCAATGCAACCATCATGTCACTCGTGGCGCAAACCTCAGCCATTGAACGTGCGGCAGGCATTGTGGGTATTGACAGCCTCAACCCAGATACCGCTGACCACGAATTCTAATCAGCACAGCATGATGTTTTTCAGGGCTCTTTTTTGGAGCCCTTTGCTATTTAAGAATAACAACCTGTTTTTTCAGGAAGTGATCGATGAAGTCTTATTTATTGAGCCTTTTAGTGCTGTCCATTTCAGGTGCTGTGTTTGCAGAGAACGAAAAATCGGGCGGCGACACTAGCGTAAGAAAAGAGGGGCCAAACGCTTTTTCCTTACCAGCGGCAAATTTGCCGATGAGTGAACGTCTGGATTTTAGTGTAGGAAACAGTTTCTTCCGCAATCCTTGGGTTCAAGCTCCTGCTTCAACGGACGCGAGAGATGGCCTCGGTCCGCTTTTTAACACCAATGGCTGTCAAAATTGCCATATCAAAGATGGCCGCGGTCACCCACCTGAAGCCAATGACTCGCACTCCGTCTCAATGCTGGTTCGGCTCAGCATTCCTGCACTGACAGATGAGCAAAAGCAAGCGCTGCTCAAAGGGGGAGTGGTGCCAGAGCCGACCTATGGCGATCAATTACAAGATTTTGCCTTGCCGGATCAAAAAGCAGAGGGCAAGATCATAGTCACCTATTCGCCCGTGCCAGTCAGGTTCCAAGATGGCAGTGAGGTGGTGCTGCGTAAACCCCATGTCACAATCGGCGAGTTGGGATACGGGGCAATGCATCCTGATGTCATGCTGTCTGCCCGAGTTGCGCCGCCCATGATCGGTCTTGGCTTGCTGGAAAGCATCCCGGAAGAGACACTGCGCCAATGGGCCGATCCGGATGACGCCAATCACGATGGCATCTCAGGTAAA is part of the Vibrio cidicii genome and encodes:
- the nrdA gene encoding class 1a ribonucleoside-diphosphate reductase subunit alpha, giving the protein MNQQLTVTKRDGRKENIDLEKIHRVIAWAAEGLQNVSVSQVELRAHIQFYDGITTSDIHETIIKSAADLISEETPDYQYLAARLAVFHLRKKAYGQYEPPTLLDHVTRMVELGKYDKHILQDYTQAELAELDSYIDHKRDLDFSYAAVKQLEGKYFVQNRVTGQIYESAQFLYILVAACLFAKYPHETRLSYIKRFYDATSTFKISLPTPIMSGVRTPTRQFSSCVLIECGDSLDSINATASSIVRYVSQRAGIGINAGRIRALGSEIRGGEAFHTGCIPFYKYFQTAVKCCSQGGVRGGAATVFYPLWHGEAQSLLVLKNNRGVEENRVRHMDYGVQLNKLMYQRLVEGGNITLFSPSDVPGLYDAFFQDQAEFERLYVKYENDASIKKTTVKAIEMFSLLMQERASTGRIYIQNVDHCNTHSPFDAEVAPVRQSNLCLEIALPTKPLSNVEDDSGEIALCTLSAFNLGAINSLDDLKELSELVVRALDALLDYQDYPLPAAYKSTMNRRTLGVGVINYAYYLAKHGVKYSDGSANGLTHRTFEAIQYYLLKASVALAKEQGRCPLFHETNYAKGLLPIDTYKKDIDLICDEPLHYDWDALRVEIMEHGLRNSTLTALMPSETSSQISNATNGIEPPRGYVSVKASKDGILKQVVPDFTELKHNYELLWNIGANDGYLHLVGIMQKFVDQAISANTNYDPSRYDSGKVPMKKLLQDLLTAYKFGVKTLYYHNTRDGAKDEQKDAVQPQDDDCAGGGCKI
- a CDS encoding CinA family nicotinamide mononucleotide deamidase-related protein, which gives rise to MKIAMLSTGEEVLHGDIVDTNAAWLSSYLYEHGFAMVKRATVGDQLSALTEELLMLSFNNDVVIVNGGLGPTSDDLSSAAAAQAADCKLVLFKEWLQRMETMYSQRGSKMPESNLKQAMLPESAQIIDNPIGTACGFKMLINDAVFYFTPGVPKEFKVMVEQQILPDLQRDWPNNAAFQCSRLYTFGLSESAISDKLDSLKLPVGYELGYRSYLPFIEVKLFGPQDALEERVRVMQLIYKLLEANVVSVDEPMLEHLGHLLVEKGLTLATAEQCSFGYLTSWLQSDEQISRQSGHSWILSTRDSEAIDHSNPLAATFALAGATREKCATDIALVTGRMDENQFTIALSAHGGEWGMVLEFNRPYGRKEAVKIISAAAADLLRRYLERKPMFGDYFSLKKTKEMFLPSSVVK
- a CDS encoding 2Fe-2S iron-sulfur cluster-binding protein; amino-acid sequence: MPRIKINKLVSIESNRSNTILETMESAGLLPEYNCRDGHCGACRCTLDAGEVEYVGFAMAYTQGNEILPCICKAKTDVVLSQVNYSLKEKRA
- the nrdB gene encoding class Ia ribonucleoside-diphosphate reductase subunit beta; translated protein: MAYSTFNQTKNDQLKEPMFLGQSVNVARYDQQKFEIFEKLIEKQLSFFWRPEEVDVSSDRIDYNKLPDHEKHIFISNLKYQTLLDSIQGRSPNVALLPLVSLPELETWIETWSFSETIHSRSYTHIIRNIVNDPAIVFDDIVENEHILKRAKDIAHFYDDLIQSTNDYHRYGEGTHTINGESVKVSLYDLKKKLYLCLMSVNALEAIRFYVSFACSFAFAERELMEGNAKIIKLIARDEALHLSGTQHMINLLRNGQDDFAFLQIAEEAKQECFDLFKEAAEQEKEWAEYLFKDGSMIGLNKDILCQYVEYITNIRMQAVGLPIAYPAATSNPIPWINAWLSSDNVQVAPQEAEISSYLVGQIDNEVSIDDFEGFEL
- the ubiG gene encoding bifunctional 2-polyprenyl-6-hydroxyphenol methylase/3-demethylubiquinol 3-O-methyltransferase UbiG, with the protein product MNKTQNVDPNEIRKFEEMASRWWDLEGEFKPLHQINPLRLDYVLEKAQGLFAKKVLDVGCGGGILAESMAREGAIVTGLDMGKEPLEVARMHALETGTKLTYVQSTIEDHAEQHAGEYDVVTCMEMLEHVPDPLSVIQSCAALVKPGGHVFFSTLNRNLKSYLFAIVGAEKLLKIVPEGTHDHEKFIRPSELIKMIDQTDLCEQGITGLHYNPLTDSYKLGRNVEVNYIVHTQKF